The following is a genomic window from Malus sylvestris chromosome 7, drMalSylv7.2, whole genome shotgun sequence.
gaccctcagctttttttcacagtggctttttttaaaatcacctcaatcccaaacggggccgaAGATGTTCGAGTCAGTTTATTTTTGCTACTGTTTCTTGACGTGCACGGTATTGGTACAATTAACTAAAATAAATCTAAGAAAATAAGATGAGAATATTCCCAAATTAGGAAATCAAACAGAATCAACCATAATCGTAATTCATACAGCCCGTACTCATCACAAGAAAATCTGTCTCATAACCTGATGAGAGAAATAGATATAATGAGATTACTCCGATGTTAGCTAAGAACGCCTCTGTCACAAGCTTTATAAGCAAATCTATTTTCGATCAATTACGACGGTGAGGCAAGTGGGAATTTAATTGAACTAGAGATTGCATTTGAAGAGAGGTTACATACAAcatgatcaaatttgaacaGAATCGAATGTTTTACAATTTTGTTATTGCAGGCAAGTGCAGATAGTTGCCTAAATTGAGGAATCAAGAGCTTAGTAATTCACATGAGTGGAAGAAGAACAATGAGATTTGAAGAATGTACAATTGAGTACGAACGGGGAACCGATCAACCTTCGTCTGCATCGCTGCTACCGACTTGCGCTTCATGACTGGCCCAAAAAGTTCTTCCTTCCGGACCCGACACCTTAATCCTGCTCAAGAATGAAACTCACAACCTTATTTTCACAAAACTCGGATTAGATTAGAATGTTAAATTTTCTTTCTCCGCATGTCTACTGACCTCTCGAGTACGGATTTTCCTTCCTTGTACTTCTGGCCCTTTTCGTGGGCAGTCTCCTGAAAGAAACCATCAAAATGAATAACGGCAGAGAAAGAAATGTATAAATCCTGATAGTTCTAATCATGGCTCGTGATCTTACATATTTCCACCCCACTATCGATCCACACCCAACGCAGAAAATGTCAGCAACTGTGTGCAGTCCGGTCATCATCGCTCTATCTTCACACTCCCCGGAATATACATTCACTCTGTAATATGATTGGACACACGAATCATATATCTAAaacaatgtattaaaagcgtgaggcgTGGGCGTGGCGTCCGAGGGATAGCCCACCCTAGCGTGAGGCGTGAGGCAAAGCCTCACAGgacttaattttttaatatatacaccGTACAcataaattatattaaaaaagaagaagattattaatcaataatcatcctgagcacacacatatattataaatacatatacacacacatatatatacatatgttatattatatataaaatagaGGATGAAAAGCACAATGAGCACACATATAAAAATGCACGTAAACGGCAcacacatccattatataaaaaataaaaattagaaaacaaGGCAGAGAGATGATAGTGCAAGGAAGATGTATGAAGTagttaaaaccctacccaaaatttgggtttgggagtaaaacaaaaaataaaaaataaaaaaaatcccttGAGGCGCACCTAGGCGGCTCTGGCGACGCCTTCCGGCGCCTTCCGCCCACTCCCTGAAAACAGAGGCGGCAACCCTCAAGCCCAGCCTCATAGGGCGCCTAGGCGCGCCCTGAGGTGAttcttttaaaacattgatctAAAACCAACTAACTGCAAGCATATACCGTTCAATGACAAATTTCGTTGAATGAGCTTGCATACAAGCATTTTAGACTGCATTATCCCGCACCTTCCATACTTTCAGCTATGTTGAGAAATATTTTGACAGACTACAAAtgaaaagtaaaactcacagaCTGAGCGCTGGAAACTGTTGGCGGCAATTCTCTCGTTGTATATAAATACAAGAAAAGAAAGCAGATTTTCAATGAAACGGAAATAGACCGGTATCATATGATCAACAAATCGCACATGCAATCAATAAATGTTTCACTATTTCAACATCTTGCCTGTAATTTCCATATCAGACATGGTAAAGGTGTCCAAATATTAAGAAAAACTTACACCTTACTGAAGAGATAAGCCTTCCCATGCCTGCAGTAAAAAGACTGAACGAAACACAGGCAAAACATGTAGTCAGAAAATGCACTTGTATTCAAATTTGAAATTACCAACCAAGAGTTATTTGACGCCAAATGAAATGGGAAAATAAGTGGCAATCACAACAAAGAAGAACAGAACAAGCCTTAGTTTATACCAAACAATTACCAA
Proteins encoded in this region:
- the LOC126630430 gene encoding protein yippee-like, encoding MGRLFVVSLEGKIYSCKHCRTHLALCDDVVSKSFYCRHGKAYLFSKVVNVYSGECEDRAMMTGLHTVADIFCVGCGSIVGWKYETAHEKGQKYKEGKSVLERIKVSGPEGRTFWASHEAQVGSSDADEG